In a single window of the Mucilaginibacter defluvii genome:
- a CDS encoding sodium-translocating pyrophosphatase → MEFLNNYLIYLIPLLGIVGIIVMAGKAAWVSKQPTGDANMTELAGYIAQGAMAFLRAEWKVLSYFVIIAVILLAWSGTTVSTSSPVIAISFVIGALLSAFAGYIGMRIATKANVRTTEAARTSLAKALKVSFTGGTVMGLGVAGLAILGLGSLFIVFYKMYVGAEVNGEDMEKALEVLAGFSLGAESIALFARVGGGIYTKAADVGADLVGKVEAGIPEDDVRNPATIADNVGDNVGDVAGMGADLFGSYVATMLATMVLGREIVSLDAFGGIAPVLLPMVIAGLGLVFSIVGASFVKIKNETDSVQSALNIGNWASIILTAIATFFVVNWMLPDGNLHLTRDLVPGTDTVKEGAKVFDKTGVFLSIIVGLIVGTLMSIITEYYTAMGKRPVLSIIKQSSTGHATNIIGGLAIGMESTVLPILVLAAGIYGSYYFAGLYGVAIAAAGMMATTAMQLAIDAFGPIADNAGGIAEMSRLPEEVRHRTDNLDAVGNTTAATGKGFAIASAALTSLALFAAFVGVAGIEHIDIYKADVLAGLFVGGMIPFIFSALAISAVGRAAMAMVEEVRRQFREIPGIMEYKAKPEYEKCVAISTKASIREMVAPGLIALITPIIIGFAFGPEVLGGLLAGVTVSGVLMGIFQSNAGGAWDNAKKSFEKGVEINGEIYYKKSEPHKASVTGDTVGDPFKDTSGPSMNILIKLMSIVSLVIAPHLHHEVNTNERIQKQIKEQSLEKTITSPQKHRL, encoded by the coding sequence ATGGAGTTTTTAAACAACTACTTGATCTATCTGATCCCGCTATTGGGCATTGTGGGTATCATTGTAATGGCCGGTAAAGCGGCCTGGGTTAGCAAACAGCCCACCGGCGATGCCAACATGACTGAACTTGCCGGTTACATAGCCCAGGGCGCCATGGCATTTTTACGTGCCGAGTGGAAGGTACTGAGTTATTTTGTGATCATTGCGGTAATATTGCTGGCATGGTCGGGCACTACGGTTAGTACCTCAAGCCCGGTAATCGCTATCTCGTTTGTTATTGGCGCGCTGCTATCTGCCTTTGCGGGTTACATTGGTATGCGCATTGCCACCAAAGCCAATGTGCGCACTACCGAAGCTGCACGTACCAGCTTGGCTAAAGCGCTTAAAGTATCATTTACCGGCGGCACCGTGATGGGCCTTGGCGTTGCCGGTTTAGCTATTCTAGGTTTAGGGTCGCTGTTTATCGTTTTCTATAAAATGTACGTTGGCGCCGAGGTTAATGGCGAGGATATGGAAAAAGCGCTTGAAGTGCTGGCCGGTTTCTCGCTGGGTGCCGAGTCTATCGCTTTATTCGCCCGTGTGGGTGGCGGTATTTATACCAAAGCTGCCGACGTGGGTGCCGACCTTGTAGGGAAAGTTGAAGCGGGTATACCTGAAGATGACGTACGTAACCCCGCTACAATCGCCGATAACGTGGGCGATAATGTGGGCGACGTAGCCGGTATGGGCGCCGACCTTTTCGGATCGTACGTGGCTACCATGCTGGCTACGATGGTTTTGGGCAGAGAGATCGTTTCACTCGACGCGTTCGGCGGCATTGCCCCGGTATTGCTGCCTATGGTGATCGCGGGTTTGGGACTTGTTTTTTCCATCGTAGGAGCTTCATTCGTAAAAATTAAAAACGAAACAGACAGTGTGCAAAGCGCACTGAATATAGGCAACTGGGCATCCATTATACTTACAGCCATAGCCACATTTTTTGTGGTTAACTGGATGCTGCCCGACGGCAACCTGCACCTTACCCGCGATCTGGTACCAGGTACAGATACGGTTAAAGAGGGCGCCAAGGTATTTGATAAAACAGGCGTATTCCTTTCCATCATCGTTGGTTTAATTGTGGGCACCCTCATGTCCATCATCACCGAATACTATACCGCTATGGGCAAACGTCCGGTACTGAGCATTATTAAACAATCTTCAACAGGGCACGCTACTAATATAATCGGCGGTTTGGCTATCGGTATGGAGTCAACCGTATTGCCTATACTGGTGTTGGCGGCGGGTATCTACGGTTCATATTATTTTGCGGGATTATATGGCGTTGCTATTGCCGCCGCAGGCATGATGGCTACCACCGCCATGCAACTGGCCATTGACGCCTTCGGTCCTATTGCCGACAATGCCGGCGGTATTGCCGAAATGAGCCGCCTGCCCGAAGAAGTAAGGCACCGTACCGATAATTTAGATGCGGTAGGTAATACTACCGCCGCCACAGGTAAGGGCTTCGCCATAGCATCGGCGGCGCTTACCTCATTAGCTTTGTTCGCGGCTTTTGTTGGCGTTGCCGGTATTGAGCATATTGATATTTACAAGGCCGACGTATTGGCCGGTTTGTTTGTGGGCGGTATGATACCTTTCATCTTCTCGGCATTGGCCATATCAGCTGTAGGCAGGGCGGCTATGGCTATGGTTGAGGAAGTGCGTCGCCAGTTTAGGGAGATACCCGGCATAATGGAATATAAAGCCAAGCCCGAATACGAAAAGTGCGTCGCCATATCAACCAAAGCCTCCATTCGCGAAATGGTGGCCCCAGGGCTTATCGCTCTGATCACACCTATTATCATCGGTTTTGCTTTTGGCCCCGAAGTATTGGGTGGCTTGCTGGCAGGGGTTACCGTTTCAGGTGTGCTAATGGGCATCTTCCAAAGCAACGCGGGCGGCGCCTGGGATAATGCTAAAAAATCCTTTGAAAAAGGCGTGGAGATCAATGGGGAGATCTACTATAAAAAATCAGAACCGCATAAGGCATCAGTAACCGGCGATACCGTGGGCGATCCGTTTAAGGATACCTCAGGCCCGTCAATGAACATCCTGATCAAGCTAATGTCCATCGTATCCCTGGTTATCGCCCCGCATCTGCATCACGAAGTAAATACCAACGAACGGATACAAAAGCAGATCAAGGAACAATCATTAGAAAAAACAATAACCAGCCCGCAAAAGCACCGGCTTTAA
- a CDS encoding response regulator, whose amino-acid sequence MNRILMIDDNPMEHFIALKLLKNTGLFENTKHVTNGLETLKFIEQNLTNTDELPDVILLDINMPDINAWGFLDRYKQLHQNISKPIDIYIVSSSIDADDMLKSKTYPFVKSYLVKPLSADILVKIYNDRAKA is encoded by the coding sequence ATGAACAGAATATTGATGATAGACGACAACCCGATGGAACATTTTATCGCGTTGAAGCTGCTTAAGAATACCGGCCTTTTTGAAAACACTAAGCACGTTACCAACGGATTGGAAACCTTAAAATTTATAGAGCAGAATTTAACCAATACCGACGAACTCCCTGACGTTATCCTGCTTGACATTAACATGCCCGATATTAATGCCTGGGGATTTTTAGACCGGTACAAACAGCTGCACCAAAATATCAGCAAGCCGATAGATATATACATCGTCAGTTCATCTATTGATGCTGACGACATGCTGAAATCGAAAACTTATCCCTTTGTTAAGTCGTATCTGGTAAAGCCGCTAAGTGCAGATATCCTAGTTAAAATTTATAACGACCGCGCCAAAGCTTAG
- a CDS encoding amino acid permease has translation MRFKKPLDVLLKEASASGEGTLRRTLSSFNLVTMGIGAIIGAGLFSLTGLAAANNAGPAVTISFVIGAIGCAFAGLCYAEFASMIPIAGSAYTYSYATMGEFMAWIIGWDLVLEYALGAATVSISWSQYLTKFLHLYDIHIPPQFTMSPWESVTLADGSVVSGYFNLPAVFIIVCLSLLLIRGTKESAFVNNILVVLKVAVVLVFIAVGWSYINPSNHVPYIPENTGKFGEFGWSGVLRGAGVVFFAFIGFDAVSTAAQEAKDPKRGMPIGIIGSLLACTLLYVLFSHVMTGVANYKEFKDSAAPVAVAIAKTPYAWLQKAIILAILAGYTSVILVMLMGQSRIFYTMSKDGLIPSVFSKVHKKFQTPYKSNLLFAVFVSLFAAFVPVHVVGEMVSIGTLFAFVLVCVGVMVMRKSDPNTPRPFRTPWVPFVPIAGILICISMMVSLPGDTWLRLAIWMLLGLIIYMVYGKKHSLIRNGKLSIPNDPPNPHYTE, from the coding sequence ATGAGATTTAAAAAACCACTTGATGTATTACTAAAAGAAGCATCAGCAAGCGGCGAAGGCACTTTACGCCGAACGCTTAGCAGCTTCAACCTGGTAACCATGGGTATTGGAGCTATCATTGGCGCGGGCTTATTCTCGCTAACCGGTTTAGCCGCTGCAAACAATGCAGGCCCTGCGGTAACCATTTCATTTGTTATTGGCGCTATTGGCTGTGCTTTTGCCGGCTTATGCTATGCCGAATTTGCCAGTATGATCCCTATCGCCGGTTCTGCGTATACGTATTCATACGCAACCATGGGCGAATTTATGGCATGGATAATCGGTTGGGATTTAGTGTTGGAGTATGCCCTTGGCGCGGCAACAGTATCAATCAGTTGGTCGCAATACCTTACCAAATTTCTCCATTTATACGATATACATATACCGCCGCAGTTTACCATGTCGCCATGGGAAAGCGTAACCCTTGCTGACGGCAGCGTAGTTAGCGGCTATTTCAACTTACCGGCGGTATTTATAATCGTTTGCCTTTCGTTACTGCTTATCCGCGGTACTAAAGAGTCAGCTTTTGTAAATAACATCCTGGTAGTTTTAAAAGTAGCTGTAGTATTGGTATTCATCGCAGTGGGCTGGAGCTATATCAACCCATCAAACCACGTTCCTTATATCCCTGAGAATACCGGTAAATTCGGTGAGTTCGGCTGGTCGGGTGTGTTGCGCGGCGCGGGTGTGGTATTCTTTGCATTTATTGGTTTTGACGCCGTATCAACCGCTGCCCAGGAAGCTAAAGATCCTAAGCGCGGCATGCCTATCGGTATCATCGGTTCGTTATTGGCTTGTACATTATTATACGTACTGTTCTCGCACGTGATGACAGGTGTTGCCAACTATAAAGAATTTAAAGACAGTGCTGCCCCGGTTGCCGTAGCTATCGCTAAAACACCTTACGCGTGGTTACAAAAAGCCATCATTCTGGCTATCCTTGCCGGTTATACCTCAGTTATCCTGGTGATGCTTATGGGCCAGTCGCGTATATTCTATACCATGTCAAAAGATGGTTTGATCCCATCTGTATTTTCAAAAGTTCACAAAAAATTCCAGACTCCTTATAAATCAAACTTACTGTTTGCGGTATTTGTAAGCTTATTCGCTGCTTTTGTACCGGTACACGTGGTAGGCGAAATGGTATCTATCGGTACCCTGTTTGCTTTCGTACTGGTTTGCGTTGGTGTAATGGTGATGCGTAAAAGCGACCCAAATACGCCTCGTCCGTTCCGTACGCCATGGGTTCCTTTTGTGCCAATTGCAGGTATCTTAATCTGTATCTCAATGATGGTTTCATTACCTGGAGATACCTGGTTACGTTTGGCTATCTGGATGCTATTAGGCTTAATTATTTACATGGTTTACGGTAAAAAGCACTCGCTTATCCGTAACGGTAAATTGAGCATTCCTAATGATCCGCCAAACCCGCATTACACTGAATAA
- a CDS encoding MFS transporter encodes MKKSLWILAVVCVINSMGFGIVVPLLYSYGKKFGITSETLGLLTAAFSIAQFFATPLLGSLSDKWGRKPVLIISLIGTCISFILFAQARSIIMLFAARILDGLTGGNISVAQAMVSDVSSPEDRAKNFGILSSAFGFGFVAGPALGGLLSKYGMHVPFYFAAAIALVGVLLTVFILKETNCKKDDRRAYKFSFTSLVTVLKQKTVGVSIFIGFLLTMAQFAMIIGFQTFTNDELKLSPAQTGIFYAGFGVTGIIMQLLVPFFTRACRSKALILLLSTLVCLGAMTLAGFAGLWLFAIAIGIYGLFNGLRNPMLNAIIADNSNDDEQGKVLGINQSYTSIGQTLGPVTAGFVTAISLHSIFFLASLYILTALMLSFKLKRQDC; translated from the coding sequence ATGAAGAAAAGCCTGTGGATACTGGCCGTTGTTTGCGTTATTAACTCCATGGGCTTTGGCATTGTTGTGCCGCTGTTATACAGCTACGGTAAAAAATTTGGCATCACCAGCGAAACTTTGGGTTTACTCACCGCCGCCTTTTCAATTGCACAATTTTTTGCTACGCCGCTCCTTGGTTCACTGTCTGACAAGTGGGGCCGTAAACCGGTACTTATTATCAGCCTCATCGGCACCTGTATATCATTTATATTGTTTGCGCAGGCACGCAGCATCATCATGCTTTTTGCAGCGCGTATATTGGATGGATTAACCGGCGGCAACATCTCGGTGGCACAAGCTATGGTATCTGATGTTTCATCCCCTGAAGACCGGGCGAAGAATTTCGGCATACTCAGCTCAGCGTTTGGTTTTGGCTTTGTTGCCGGGCCTGCATTGGGTGGCTTGCTCAGCAAATACGGCATGCATGTGCCCTTTTACTTCGCGGCAGCTATAGCGCTTGTCGGCGTGCTATTAACCGTTTTTATACTTAAGGAAACCAACTGTAAAAAGGATGACCGGCGGGCTTATAAATTCAGCTTTACATCGCTGGTTACTGTGCTCAAACAAAAAACCGTTGGGGTAAGCATATTTATCGGCTTTTTGCTGACCATGGCACAATTTGCCATGATCATCGGCTTCCAAACATTTACTAATGATGAGCTTAAACTATCTCCGGCTCAAACCGGGATTTTTTATGCCGGTTTTGGTGTTACAGGTATTATTATGCAATTGCTGGTGCCCTTTTTTACAAGGGCATGCCGGTCAAAAGCTTTAATACTCCTGCTATCAACGTTGGTGTGTTTAGGCGCCATGACGCTTGCCGGCTTCGCCGGATTATGGCTATTCGCTATCGCGATAGGTATATACGGCCTTTTTAACGGACTGCGTAACCCCATGCTCAATGCCATAATTGCCGACAATTCAAATGACGATGAGCAAGGTAAGGTTTTAGGCATCAATCAATCGTACACATCCATCGGGCAAACCCTCGGCCCTGTTACAGCGGGTTTTGTTACGGCCATATCACTGCATAGTATTTTCTTTTTAGCATCTTTGTACATCCTAACCGCTTTAATGCTTAGCTTTAAGCTTAAACGGCAGGATTGCTAA
- a CDS encoding MarC family protein, with product MQPLIFKEVLSVTMILFAIIDILGSIPVIIELRQRAGHIQSEKASIAVLVLMVTFLFIGNELLDIIGLDISSFAIAGSIVIFIIAMEMILGITFFKDDPEMAKTVSIVPLAFPLIAGAGTMTTLLSLKSQYQTQNILAAIVINTTIVYLVLKNVKWLEHLLGKAGLSILRKAFGVILLAIAIKLFRSNSGL from the coding sequence ATGCAGCCACTTATCTTTAAAGAGGTACTTTCCGTTACCATGATCCTGTTTGCCATTATTGACATTTTAGGATCAATACCCGTAATTATTGAGTTACGCCAGCGAGCCGGCCATATACAATCTGAAAAAGCGAGTATCGCGGTGCTGGTGCTCATGGTAACCTTTTTATTCATAGGTAACGAGCTGTTGGATATCATTGGCCTTGATATCTCCTCTTTCGCTATAGCGGGCTCTATAGTGATATTCATTATAGCGATGGAGATGATCCTTGGCATAACATTTTTCAAGGACGACCCGGAGATGGCCAAAACGGTATCTATCGTTCCCTTAGCCTTCCCGCTTATTGCCGGTGCCGGTACCATGACTACTTTGTTGTCTTTAAAGTCCCAATATCAAACCCAGAATATTTTGGCGGCTATTGTAATCAACACCACCATTGTTTACCTGGTACTTAAAAATGTAAAATGGCTGGAACATCTGCTGGGCAAAGCCGGATTAAGCATTTTACGCAAAGCCTTTGGTGTAATACTATTAGCTATCGCGATAAAGCTTTTCAGGAGCAATAGCGGGTTGTAA
- a CDS encoding RsmB/NOP family class I SAM-dependent RNA methyltransferase, translated as MKALNQLKTFLRILDEYPADTPLGKFLPGFYRLNKQMGSTDRKVAGRLVYNYFRLGRALPALPPEERLMVAEFLCNTQSNSFLQHFKPEWAACIGFSINEKIALIKTTHPDFKLDDVFPWTAELSAGVEKDKFLRSFFIQPDLYIRVLRGHEAQVKAELNKADILFKDEGDGCLCLPNGTRLENILPRQQHLYEVQDYSSQQTARYFKPERWDKWWDACAASGGKSLLLHSLQPDIKLVVSDVRESILANLDERFHQAGLFKYQKKVLDLTQNPEQEMHDYAFDGIILDAPCSGSGTWGRTPEMISQFNPQRIAFFQRLQQSIAHNVAKYLKPGKALIYITCSAFKAENEDAVEFLTTELGLQLESQQILKGYERKADTMFVARLIRQE; from the coding sequence ATGAAAGCACTGAATCAGCTAAAAACGTTTTTACGTATTTTGGATGAATATCCGGCTGATACGCCGTTAGGTAAATTTTTGCCGGGCTTTTACCGCCTCAACAAACAAATGGGCTCAACCGACCGTAAGGTGGCGGGTCGTTTGGTGTATAACTACTTCCGCCTCGGCCGGGCACTGCCTGCGCTGCCCCCCGAAGAGCGTTTGATGGTTGCCGAGTTCTTATGCAATACGCAATCCAACTCCTTCCTTCAGCATTTTAAACCCGAGTGGGCTGCTTGTATCGGCTTCAGCATTAACGAGAAGATCGCCCTTATCAAAACCACACATCCTGATTTTAAACTGGATGACGTTTTCCCCTGGACGGCTGAGCTCTCTGCCGGGGTAGAAAAGGATAAGTTTTTGCGCTCGTTCTTTATTCAGCCCGATTTGTATATAAGGGTGCTGCGCGGGCACGAAGCGCAGGTGAAAGCCGAACTGAATAAGGCCGATATTCTTTTTAAGGATGAGGGCGACGGCTGCCTTTGTTTACCCAACGGTACCAGGCTCGAAAACATCCTGCCCCGCCAGCAACATTTGTATGAGGTGCAGGACTATTCATCACAACAAACTGCCCGATATTTTAAACCAGAGCGCTGGGATAAATGGTGGGATGCCTGTGCAGCATCAGGCGGTAAATCATTATTGCTGCATAGTTTGCAGCCGGACATTAAGCTGGTGGTGTCTGATGTGCGCGAATCCATTCTGGCCAATCTTGACGAGCGTTTTCACCAAGCAGGTTTATTCAAATATCAAAAAAAAGTGCTTGATCTGACCCAAAACCCCGAACAGGAAATGCACGATTATGCATTTGATGGCATTATATTAGATGCCCCTTGCAGCGGCTCGGGTACCTGGGGGCGCACGCCGGAAATGATCAGCCAGTTCAATCCACAACGTATAGCTTTTTTTCAGCGTTTGCAGCAAAGCATCGCCCATAATGTAGCTAAATATCTTAAACCCGGTAAAGCGCTTATATATATCACATGCTCGGCTTTTAAGGCTGAGAACGAAGATGCGGTTGAATTTTTAACAACAGAGTTAGGCCTCCAACTGGAAAGCCAGCAAATTCTGAAGGGCTACGAACGTAAGGCTGATACCATGTTTGTAGCACGGCTTATTCGACAGGAATAA
- the guaA gene encoding glutamine-hydrolyzing GMP synthase: MQEKILILDFGSQFTQLIARRVRELRIYCEIHPFNNFPEVDGSVKGIILSGSPYSVRQDDAPHFDFAKFHGSLPILGVCYGAQYLAHFNGGEVLPSSTREYGRANLQYINHENPLLKMIPADSQVWMSHGDTIARLADNFEVIASTDSVRVAAYHVTGSQTYGIQFHPEVTHSVDGKQLLHNFLVDICGCAQDWTPDSFVETTIAQLKEKLGDDKVVLGLSGGVDSSVAAVLLHHAIGKNLHCIFVDNGLLRKDEYELVLDSYKHMGLNIKGIDAKQRFYDALAGLTDPELKRKAIGRVFIEVFDDAAHEVQDVKWLGQGTIYPDVIESVSVKGPSATIKSHHNVGGLPDFMKLKVVEPLNTLFKDEVRNVGKALGIDPNILGRHPFPGPGLAIRILGEVTPEKVHILQEADAIYINNLKAAGVYDKVWQAGTIFLPVQSVGVMGDERTYENAVALRAVESVDGMTADWCHLPYELLAKISNEIINNVKGINRVVYDISSKPPATIEWE, encoded by the coding sequence ATGCAAGAAAAAATCCTCATTCTTGACTTCGGTTCGCAGTTCACCCAGCTTATAGCGCGCCGTGTCAGGGAGCTTCGCATTTACTGCGAGATCCATCCCTTCAATAATTTTCCTGAAGTTGACGGCAGCGTAAAGGGCATCATCCTTTCAGGTTCGCCTTATTCGGTTCGTCAGGACGATGCGCCGCATTTTGATTTCGCTAAGTTTCATGGCTCATTGCCTATACTTGGCGTATGCTATGGCGCGCAGTACCTGGCCCACTTTAACGGCGGCGAAGTATTGCCATCAAGCACGCGCGAATACGGCCGTGCCAACCTGCAATACATCAACCACGAAAATCCGTTGCTGAAGATGATCCCGGCTGACTCGCAGGTGTGGATGTCGCACGGCGATACCATTGCCCGTTTGGCTGATAATTTTGAGGTAATTGCCAGTACCGATAGCGTACGTGTTGCCGCTTACCATGTAACCGGCTCACAAACCTACGGCATCCAGTTTCACCCCGAGGTAACGCACAGTGTGGATGGCAAGCAGCTGCTGCACAACTTTTTAGTTGATATATGCGGATGCGCGCAAGATTGGACTCCGGACTCATTTGTTGAAACTACCATCGCGCAGCTTAAAGAAAAATTGGGCGATGATAAGGTAGTGCTTGGCCTTTCAGGCGGTGTTGATTCATCGGTTGCGGCAGTATTGCTGCACCATGCTATCGGCAAAAACCTGCACTGTATATTTGTTGATAACGGCCTGCTGCGCAAGGATGAGTATGAGTTGGTGCTCGACTCATACAAGCACATGGGCTTGAATATAAAAGGCATTGATGCCAAGCAACGCTTTTACGATGCCCTGGCTGGTTTAACCGACCCTGAACTGAAACGTAAAGCCATAGGCCGTGTATTTATTGAGGTGTTTGATGATGCCGCGCACGAAGTGCAGGATGTAAAATGGCTTGGCCAGGGTACAATTTATCCTGACGTTATCGAGTCGGTATCGGTTAAAGGCCCATCGGCAACTATTAAATCGCACCATAACGTAGGTGGTTTGCCTGATTTTATGAAGCTGAAAGTAGTTGAGCCATTGAATACCCTTTTTAAGGATGAGGTACGTAACGTAGGCAAGGCTTTGGGTATTGATCCTAATATTTTAGGCCGCCACCCATTCCCTGGTCCGGGTTTGGCTATCAGAATATTAGGTGAGGTAACACCCGAGAAAGTGCATATATTACAGGAAGCCGATGCGATTTACATCAACAATTTAAAGGCTGCCGGTGTTTATGATAAAGTTTGGCAGGCGGGCACCATATTTTTACCGGTACAATCGGTAGGGGTAATGGGCGATGAGCGCACTTATGAAAATGCGGTAGCGCTTCGCGCGGTTGAATCAGTTGACGGTATGACGGCCGATTGGTGCCACTTACCGTATGAGCTGTTGGCCAAAATATCAAACGAAATTATCAATAACGTAAAAGGCATAAACCGGGTAGTATATGATATCAGTTCGAAACCACCGGCCACTATTGAGTGGGAATAA
- the eno gene encoding phosphopyruvate hydratase, which produces MSIIIDVHARQILDSRGNPTVEVDVLTENGALGRAAVPSGASTGAHEAVELRDGDKAVYLGKGVLKAVANVNEKIAPALKGVDVFEQNTIDDIMIKLDGTENKGNFGANAILGVSLAVAKAAAQESRQPLYRYVGGVNANTLPIPMMNIVNGGSHSDAPIAFQEFMIMPIGATSFSEALRWGAEVFHTLKKILHDRGLSTAVGDEGGFAPTFGGTEDAVETIIQAIEKAGYKAGEQIYLAFDCAASEFYVNGKYDYTKFEGEKGAIRTSAEQAEYLASLTEKYPIVSIEDGMAEDDWDGWKLLTDRIGKKVQLVGDDLFVTNVKRLQDGIDTDTANSILVKVNQIGSLTETINAVTLAQTNGYTSVMSHRSGETEDATIADLAVALNCGQIKTGSASRSDRIAKYNQLLRIEEELGENARFIGKNFKFLKK; this is translated from the coding sequence ATGAGTATAATAATTGATGTTCATGCACGCCAGATACTTGATTCGCGTGGTAACCCTACAGTTGAAGTAGATGTATTAACCGAAAATGGTGCACTTGGCCGCGCCGCAGTACCTTCAGGCGCATCAACCGGTGCCCACGAAGCTGTTGAATTAAGGGACGGCGATAAAGCTGTTTACCTGGGTAAAGGTGTTTTAAAAGCAGTTGCCAACGTAAACGAAAAAATCGCCCCTGCTTTAAAAGGCGTAGATGTATTTGAACAAAATACGATCGATGACATCATGATCAAATTAGATGGTACCGAAAACAAAGGTAACTTTGGTGCCAACGCTATATTAGGTGTATCATTAGCGGTTGCTAAAGCTGCAGCTCAGGAGAGCCGCCAGCCGTTATACCGTTACGTAGGCGGTGTTAACGCTAACACTTTACCTATCCCGATGATGAACATTGTTAACGGTGGTTCGCACTCTGATGCGCCTATCGCTTTCCAGGAGTTCATGATCATGCCTATCGGCGCTACTTCATTCTCTGAGGCTTTGCGTTGGGGTGCTGAGGTGTTCCACACACTTAAAAAGATATTACATGACCGTGGCCTGTCAACTGCGGTAGGTGACGAGGGTGGTTTCGCGCCAACCTTTGGTGGAACTGAAGATGCTGTTGAAACCATCATTCAGGCTATTGAAAAAGCAGGCTACAAAGCAGGTGAGCAAATTTACCTGGCGTTTGATTGTGCTGCTTCTGAGTTCTACGTAAACGGTAAATACGACTACACTAAATTTGAAGGCGAAAAAGGTGCTATCCGCACCAGCGCTGAGCAAGCTGAATACCTGGCATCATTAACTGAAAAATACCCTATCGTATCAATCGAAGATGGTATGGCTGAGGATGATTGGGATGGCTGGAAATTATTAACCGACCGTATTGGCAAAAAAGTTCAGTTAGTTGGTGATGATTTATTTGTAACCAACGTTAAGCGTTTGCAGGATGGTATTGATACCGATACTGCTAACTCTATCCTGGTAAAAGTAAACCAAATAGGTTCGTTAACTGAAACCATCAATGCGGTAACCTTAGCGCAAACTAATGGTTATACGTCAGTAATGAGCCACCGCTCGGGCGAAACTGAGGATGCTACTATTGCTGATTTGGCTGTTGCCCTTAACTGTGGCCAGATCAAAACCGGTTCGGCTTCACGTTCAGACAGGATCGCGAAATACAACCAGTTACTGCGTATCGAAGAAGAATTAGGCGAGAATGCCCGCTTCATCGGTAAAAACTTCAAGTTTTTGAAAAAGTAA
- a CDS encoding DUF2490 domain-containing protein, whose translation MLKNIFSGLLLILILISCSVNVKAQNSKTGTWGIVTVVLPGDSAHKWGGYIELQTRTNTLLYNQPFYYEVKGGISYDIAKNYTALIGTGRYITYDYDNLDEPPTALETRLWEQLVVNQFLDRIKIEHRYRIEQRFFENTGYRNRFRYRLNLAIPLNHRKVDPKTWYIALFNEVFLNNKAPHFERNRFSAALGYQFDKSLSVQAGWINQYNYTLTSAGAKNNLAILLQYRINSKKVKPREHIPSIHD comes from the coding sequence ATGTTAAAAAATATCTTTTCGGGCTTACTGTTAATTCTGATATTAATTTCTTGTTCGGTAAATGTTAAGGCGCAAAACAGCAAAACGGGTACCTGGGGTATAGTAACCGTTGTTTTACCCGGCGATAGCGCGCACAAATGGGGTGGCTATATTGAGTTGCAAACCCGTACAAACACTTTGTTATATAACCAGCCTTTTTATTACGAAGTAAAAGGCGGCATAAGTTACGATATTGCTAAAAACTACACTGCCCTTATTGGTACAGGCCGTTACATCACTTATGATTATGACAACCTGGATGAGCCGCCAACCGCACTTGAAACCCGTTTGTGGGAGCAGTTGGTAGTTAACCAGTTTCTGGATCGCATCAAGATAGAGCACCGTTACCGTATTGAACAGCGCTTTTTTGAAAATACCGGCTACCGCAACCGTTTCCGTTACAGGTTAAACCTGGCCATACCCTTAAATCACCGTAAGGTAGATCCTAAAACCTGGTACATTGCCCTGTTTAATGAGGTGTTTTTAAATAATAAGGCACCGCATTTTGAGCGTAACCGTTTTTCGGCAGCTTTGGGTTATCAGTTTGATAAATCATTAAGCGTACAAGCCGGCTGGATCAACCAGTATAATTATACGCTTACATCGGCAGGGGCAAAAAATAACCTGGCCATTTTGCTGCAATACCGCATTAACAGTAAAAAGGTCAAACCAAGGGAGCATATACCGTCAATCCACGATTAA